A portion of the Phacochoerus africanus isolate WHEZ1 chromosome 5, ROS_Pafr_v1, whole genome shotgun sequence genome contains these proteins:
- the LOC125128032 gene encoding BTB/POZ domain-containing protein KCTD18-like produces MESHKAEEEVVDILRLNVGGCIYTARRECLCRFKDSMLASMFSGCFPLKTDESGACVSDRDGHLFKYLLDYLHGEVHIPTEEQTRIALQEEADCFRIPYPYSLSDHLANEMETCSLREAGSNVQYVWSYYSVAELKKTMDAFDAWEGKGVSYWWVPHELMECWTLGERPILGSLCHMAPMRKSRLTAFNEEEEDSVNALLPNSSKSTGNEIRDSGGAKSAASS; encoded by the exons ATGGAAAGTCACAAGGCAGAAGAAGAGGTGGTGGATATTCTTCGACTGAATGTGGGTGGCTGTATCTACACAGCCAGGCGTGAATGCTTGTGCCGCTTTAAGGACTCAATGCTGGCATCCATGTTCAGTGGTTGTTTTCCTCTAAAAACAGATGAATCAGGGGCTTGTGTTAGCGACCGTGATGGACATCTATTTAAGTACCTTTTGGATTATCTTCACGGAGAAGTTCATATTCCCACAGAGGAGCAGACCCGCATTGCTCTGCAGGAAGAGGCTGATTGTTTTCGCATCCCTTATCCCTACAGCCTGTCAGACCACTTGGCCAATGAAATGGAGACATGTTCTTTAAGAGAGGCGGGAAGTAATGTTCAGTACGTTTGGAGCTATTATTCAGTAGCAGAACTAAAGAAAACGATGGATGCCTTTGATGCCTGGGAAGGAAAAGGTGTTAGCTACTGGTGGGTGCCTCACGAGCTGATGGAGTGTTGGACTCTGGGAGAGCGGCCTATACTTGGAAGCCTATGTCACATGGCCCCAATGCGAAAGAGCCGGCTGACGGCCTTCAACGAAGAGGAGGAAGACAGTGTGAATG CTTTACTCCCAAACTCTAGCAAATCAACGGGAAATGAGATCAGAGACAGTGGTGGGGCCAAGTCTGCTGCAAGCAGCTGA